Genomic window (Paraburkholderia phenazinium):
TGGGTTGAGCGCACCGAACGGCCGCGCATCCTGCGGGTCACGCCGGCCGGTCACCAGCAGTTCAACGATTTTCTGAAGGACTGAGCGCAAACCGGCGACATCGAAGCGTCCGTTTCATTGCGAATTTGAACCGCCACATTTTTTGTTACACGGCAGGTAAGGAGGCTTACAAATGTCGACGCCTTGAAACAGGCCGCGACGGTAGAGTGCTTTCACGGATGCAAAAACGAAGCGTCCGTTTGAGAGACACAACATGAAAAAGCTCACCGCCCCCCGCCTCGCACTGCGCCGCGTCACCGGTTACACCCTGATTGCTGCGGCAGTGTTCACGCTCGCAGCCCAGACCACCTTCGCTCAGGAAGCGCCGCCGGACAATGCGCCGGCCGTCGCGCAGAACACTGGAAATACCGATCCGCCGGGACGTGTGGCGCGCCTGAACTACACCTCGGGCGCGGTGACCACCGAGCCCGCCGGCGCGACCGACTGGTCCTACGCACAGATCAACCGTCCGCTTACCACCGGCGACCAGCTCTGGGACGACCAGAACGCGCGCGCCGAACTGCATATCGGTTCGACCGCGGTGCGGCTCGGCGATACGACCAGTCTCGACATCCTCAATCTCGACGACACCAGCGCGCAGCTCAAGGTTGCGCAAGGCACGCTGTCGACCCGCGTGCGCGAACTCGCGCCGGGTTCGACCTACGAGATCGACACGCCGAATCTCGCGCTCGGCGTGAACGGCCCGGGCGATTACCGCGTGGACGTGGCGCCGGACGGCAGCAGCACGACCGTCACGGTGCGCAGCGGCAGCGCGACCGTGTATGGCGACAACGGCCAGGTGCCGGTCGCCGCCGGCCAGCAGATCCGCTTTGCCGGCACGGCCCTGCAGCAGGTGGCCGATAACGGCGCGCCGGGGCTCGACGGCTTCGATCAATGGGCCGCGAGTCGCGATGCGGCCGAAGACCGCTCGGTGTCGGCGCGCTACGTGTCGCGCGACGTGCCGGGTTACGAAGACCTCGATGCGAACGGCAGCTGGCGCAGCAGTCCTCAGTATGGCGAAGTGTGGGTGCCGAGCGTGGTGCCGACAGGCTGGGCGCCTTATCACGACGGTCACTGGGTGTGGCAGGCGCCGTGGGGCTGGACGTGGGTCGACGACGCGCCGTGGGGCTTCGCGCCGTACCACTACGGCCGCTGGGCCTATGTCGACGATTCCTGGGCGTGGGTGCCGGGCCCGGTCGTCGTCAGCGAGCCGCCCGTCTATGCGCCGGCGCTGGTCGCGTTTGTCGGCGGCGGAGGCGGCTCGTTCAACTGGGGCGTGAGTCTGGCGATCGGCGGCGTGGCCGCGGCCGGCGTGGCCTGGTTCCCGCTCGGGCCGGGCGAACCGTGGCATCCGCGCTGGGGCGGCTGGAGTCCCGGTTACTACAACCGTGTCAACAACACGGTGGTGGTCAACAACTACAACCGCAACGTGAATGTCACGAACATCACCAACATTCACAACACCTACATCAACTACCGCGCACCGGGCGGCGTCACCGCCGTGCCGGCGACAGCCTTCGTGCATGGCCAGCCGGTCGGCCGCTTCGCGCAGAAGGTCGACCCGCAACAATGGCGCAATGCGCAGATCAACCCGGGCGGCCCGGGCATCGCGCCGGTGCGTCAGAGCTTCGATTCCGGCTTGCGCAACGCGAACTATCGGCCGCCCGCAGCGGTGATGTCCCGCTCGGTGGTGGCAACGCGCAGTCCGGCCGTCCCGCCGGCGTACCACGACACGCTTGCGCAACGTTTTGCGCAAAGCGGCGGGCGGGTGCCGGGCGCCGGCGAACCGATCGTGCGCACCTCGGTGCCGGCGCATTTCGCCGCTGCCCAAACGCAAGGCGCGCATGGCGGACCCGCGACGGGGGCGCAGAACGTGCGCGTAGTCCAGGCGAACTCGCCGCGCATGGCACCCGGCGCCGAGCCGCGTGTCGCGCAGGGTGCGCCGCGGCCCGGCGAGCCTGCTGCGAATGGCGGCCGGCCGGCGCCATTTGGCGGCGGTGCGCAGAATGCGGCGCAAGCGCCTCATGGCGTGCCTGAGCAGGCAGCACGGCCGGGGACGCCCGGCGCGCCGGCCCAGGTAGCCAATGAGCGGCCGCAGCCGAACAACGGCGTGCCGCGTCCGCCGCAAGCGGCCGGCGGCAATCCGGGCACGTTCGCACAGCATGGCGCTGCAGCGCTTACGGCCGGTCAGCAGACCGCTGCACAGGCTCACCATGAGCCGGCGTGGACGCAGCCGCATACGCCGATGGCCGTGCAGGCGCAGCAGGGTCAGCAAGGGCAGGCTCACGGTGTAACCCAGCAGGCCGCCGGACGCGAGCCGGTTGCGCAGCAACCAGGCGAGCCGCAGAATCGTCAGCAGCCAGGTGCGTTCGCCGCGCCGCAGGCGCAGGAGCATGGTGGTGTGCCGCATCCGGGGGAGAATCCGTCGCCGGCGGCGCGTGCGCCTCAACAGGCTGAGCGGGAAGTCAATGCCCAGCCGCACGCACCGGCGCCCGAGGCGCAGCAGCAACAGCAGGCACGTGCAGCGGAGTCTCGTCAGCAAGAGGCACAGCAGGCCCCGCGTGA
Coding sequences:
- a CDS encoding DUF6600 domain-containing protein; this encodes MKKLTAPRLALRRVTGYTLIAAAVFTLAAQTTFAQEAPPDNAPAVAQNTGNTDPPGRVARLNYTSGAVTTEPAGATDWSYAQINRPLTTGDQLWDDQNARAELHIGSTAVRLGDTTSLDILNLDDTSAQLKVAQGTLSTRVRELAPGSTYEIDTPNLALGVNGPGDYRVDVAPDGSSTTVTVRSGSATVYGDNGQVPVAAGQQIRFAGTALQQVADNGAPGLDGFDQWAASRDAAEDRSVSARYVSRDVPGYEDLDANGSWRSSPQYGEVWVPSVVPTGWAPYHDGHWVWQAPWGWTWVDDAPWGFAPYHYGRWAYVDDSWAWVPGPVVVSEPPVYAPALVAFVGGGGGSFNWGVSLAIGGVAAAGVAWFPLGPGEPWHPRWGGWSPGYYNRVNNTVVVNNYNRNVNVTNITNIHNTYINYRAPGGVTAVPATAFVHGQPVGRFAQKVDPQQWRNAQINPGGPGIAPVRQSFDSGLRNANYRPPAAVMSRSVVATRSPAVPPAYHDTLAQRFAQSGGRVPGAGEPIVRTSVPAHFAAAQTQGAHGGPATGAQNVRVVQANSPRMAPGAEPRVAQGAPRPGEPAANGGRPAPFGGGAQNAAQAPHGVPEQAARPGTPGAPAQVANERPQPNNGVPRPPQAAGGNPGTFAQHGAAALTAGQQTAAQAHHEPAWTQPHTPMAVQAQQGQQGQAHGVTQQAAGREPVAQQPGEPQNRQQPGAFAAPQAQEHGGVPHPGENPSPAARAPQQAEREVNAQPHAPAPEAQQQQQARAAESRQQEAQQAPREEARPQPQPQPRQEYHPQQAQQAPREELRPQPQAQPRQEYHPQQAQQAPRQEPRPQPQAQPRQEYHPQQAQQPRPEPRPAQQAQQPRPQPHPEQHSNNGGHEEHRKG